The Streptomyces sp. NBC_01197 genome window below encodes:
- a CDS encoding DUF7059 domain-containing protein gives MSTTSLPAPDHSPLIREALLAAAFTADGLLDLLGAPAYAALARSETVPALRATRGGTPLETLVRLFLLQQPVPAGQAAAALPLEECVADGWVARTDDGVRATVDVRPYGGPEGQDWFIVSDPGCGVGGAGGIGSHDEGVVLGVGGASTTLAGITVRTPVGRALDLGTGSGIQALHAAQHATGVTATDLNPRALGFTRLTLALSGAPAADLREGSLFEPVADETYDLIVSNPPFVISPGARLTYRDGGMGGDDLCRSLVSEAGARLNAGGYAQFLANWQHVEGEEWQDRLRSWVPRGCDAWIVQREVQDITQYAELWLRDSGDHRMDPDAYTERYEAWLDEFDARRTKAVGFGWITLYKSGSDRPSILVEEWPHPVEQPLGETVRAHFQRRDYLRDHDDAALLAGHFRLAPEVVQEQVGMPGAEDPEHVILRQNRGMRRATKVDTVGAGFAGVCDGTLSAGQILDAIAQLLGEDPVVLRDRTPQSIRTLVEEGFLDPVGPPASA, from the coding sequence GTGAGTACGACCAGTCTCCCCGCGCCCGACCACTCGCCCCTGATCCGCGAGGCTCTGCTCGCCGCCGCCTTCACCGCGGACGGCCTGCTCGACCTGCTCGGCGCACCCGCGTACGCCGCGCTGGCCCGCAGCGAGACGGTGCCCGCCCTGCGTGCCACGCGCGGCGGGACACCGCTGGAGACGCTGGTGCGACTCTTCCTGCTGCAGCAGCCCGTTCCGGCAGGGCAGGCGGCGGCCGCGCTGCCGTTGGAGGAGTGCGTCGCCGACGGCTGGGTGGCGCGTACGGACGACGGCGTACGGGCGACGGTGGACGTCAGGCCGTACGGAGGCCCGGAGGGGCAGGACTGGTTCATCGTCTCGGACCCGGGGTGCGGGGTCGGCGGCGCAGGCGGTATCGGCAGCCATGACGAAGGCGTCGTGCTGGGGGTCGGCGGGGCGTCCACCACGCTCGCCGGGATCACCGTTCGTACGCCAGTCGGGCGAGCGCTCGACCTCGGTACCGGATCCGGTATCCAGGCGCTGCACGCCGCGCAGCACGCCACGGGTGTGACGGCCACCGACCTCAACCCGCGGGCCCTCGGCTTCACCAGGCTCACCCTCGCGCTCTCCGGGGCGCCCGCGGCGGATCTCCGTGAGGGCTCGCTCTTCGAGCCGGTGGCGGACGAGACGTACGACCTGATCGTCTCCAACCCGCCCTTCGTCATCTCGCCCGGAGCCAGGCTGACCTACCGCGACGGCGGGATGGGCGGGGACGACCTCTGCCGCTCGCTCGTCTCGGAGGCGGGCGCGCGTCTGAACGCCGGGGGGTACGCGCAGTTCCTGGCCAACTGGCAGCATGTGGAGGGTGAGGAGTGGCAGGACCGGCTGCGCTCCTGGGTGCCGCGCGGCTGCGACGCGTGGATCGTGCAGCGCGAGGTGCAGGACATCACGCAGTACGCGGAGCTGTGGCTGCGGGACAGCGGCGACCACCGTATGGACCCTGACGCCTACACCGAGCGGTACGAGGCGTGGCTCGACGAGTTCGACGCCCGCCGGACCAAGGCTGTCGGCTTCGGCTGGATCACGCTGTACAAGTCGGGTTCCGACCGTCCGTCGATCCTCGTGGAGGAGTGGCCGCATCCAGTCGAGCAGCCGCTCGGCGAGACCGTACGGGCGCACTTCCAGCGCCGGGACTATCTGCGCGACCACGATGACGCCGCCCTGTTGGCCGGCCACTTCAGACTCGCGCCCGAGGTCGTGCAGGAGCAGGTGGGCATGCCGGGCGCCGAGGATCCCGAGCATGTGATCCTCCGGCAGAACCGCGGCATGCGCAGGGCCACCAAGGTCGACACAGTGGGCGCGGGCTTCGCGGGAGTGTGTGACGGGACGCTCTCCGCCGGGCAGATCCTGGATGCCATCGCCCAGTTGCTCGGCGAGGACCCGGTGGTGCTCAGGGACCGCACCCCGCAGTCCATCAGGACGCTGGTCGAGGAGGGCTTCCTCGACCCGGTGGGCCCGCCCGCGTCGGCCTGA
- a CDS encoding small secreted protein: MNKKLAAALSGGAVLVLALSGCSDNSSNKTNDWAKSLCGDIGPQLTKINKANQQITAVAADGKPADIQKADSAAFQDLSSADAAIAADLKKAGPPPVSNGKQIQQNAITELNANSKAYADLKKQVDALNVKDQQKFSDGLKSVGENMKKINETAYKKLFSGETGKALLSQDACKVATSSPSPTVAPSKA; this comes from the coding sequence GTGAACAAGAAGCTTGCTGCCGCACTGTCCGGCGGTGCGGTACTGGTACTGGCGTTGTCGGGCTGCAGCGACAACAGCAGCAACAAGACGAACGACTGGGCCAAGTCGCTCTGCGGCGACATCGGGCCTCAGCTGACGAAGATCAACAAGGCCAACCAGCAGATCACCGCCGTGGCGGCGGACGGCAAGCCCGCGGACATCCAGAAGGCCGACTCGGCCGCGTTCCAGGATCTGTCCTCGGCCGACGCGGCCATTGCCGCCGACCTCAAGAAGGCCGGCCCGCCGCCGGTCAGCAACGGGAAGCAGATCCAGCAGAACGCCATCACCGAGCTGAACGCCAACTCGAAGGCGTACGCGGACCTGAAGAAGCAGGTCGACGCGTTGAACGTCAAGGACCAGCAGAAGTTCTCCGACGGCCTCAAGAGCGTCGGCGAGAACATGAAGAAGATCAACGAGACCGCCTACAAGAAGCTCTTCTCCGGCGAGACGGGCAAGGCTCTGCTCAGCCAGGACGCGTGCAAGGTCGCGACGTCCTCGCCGTCCCCCACCGTCGCGCCCTCCAAGGCGTAA
- a CDS encoding sodium-translocating pyrophosphatase, whose amino-acid sequence MAGLLNPQQSEHSISLAAAALTDGNRIIVIVIAVVALAALLVAQLLVRQVLAAGEGTESMKQIAAAVQEGANAYLGRQLRTLGIFAVVVFFLLFLLPADDWSQRAGRSAFFLVGALFSAVTGYIGMRLAVRANVRVAAAAREATPGEGEPEKDLTAVSHKAMKIAFRTGGVVGMCTVGLGLLGASCVVLVYAANAPKVLEGFGLGAALIAMFMRVGGGIFTKAADVGADLVGKVEQGIPEDDPRNAATIADNVGDNVGDCAGMAADLFESYAVTLVAALILGKAAFGNSGLAFPLIVPAIGVVTAMIGIFAVAPRRSDRSGMSAINRGFFISAVISLVLVAVAVYSYLPGSYGDLRGVTDAAIRAHSGDPRTLALVAVAIGIVLAALIQQLTGYFTETSRRPVRDIGNSSLTGAATVVLAGVAIGLESAVYTGLLIGLGVYGAFLLGGTSIMLALFAVALAGTGLLTTVGVIVAMDTFGPVSDNAQGIAEMSGDVEGAGAQVLTDLDAVGNTTKAITKGIAIATAVLAASALFGSYRDALATAVDDVHAKAGELGLSMDISQPNNLVGLMFGAAVVFLFSGLAVNAVSRSAGSVVYEVRRQFREHPGIMNYTEKPEYGRVVDICTKDALRELTTPGLLAVMAPIAVGFTLGVGALGSFLAGAIGAGTLMAVFLANSGGAWDNAKKLVEDGHHGGKGSDAHAATVIGDTVGDPFKDTAGPAINPLLKVMNLVALLIAPAVVRFSYGDNASAPVRAVVATVAILVIVGAVYVSKRRGISVGGEGGAEEAGEVAGPAVVAQDGP is encoded by the coding sequence ATGGCGGGGCTCCTCAACCCACAGCAGTCCGAACACTCCATATCCCTCGCAGCCGCGGCCCTCACCGACGGCAACCGGATCATCGTGATCGTCATCGCCGTGGTGGCGCTGGCGGCCCTGCTCGTCGCCCAACTGCTGGTACGTCAGGTGCTGGCCGCCGGCGAGGGCACCGAATCCATGAAACAGATCGCGGCAGCCGTGCAGGAAGGCGCGAATGCCTATCTGGGCAGGCAGTTGCGCACACTCGGGATCTTCGCCGTCGTCGTGTTCTTCCTGCTCTTCCTGCTGCCGGCCGACGACTGGTCCCAGCGCGCGGGGCGTTCCGCCTTCTTCCTGGTCGGCGCGCTTTTCTCGGCGGTCACCGGATACATCGGTATGCGGCTCGCCGTAAGAGCGAATGTGCGCGTGGCTGCAGCGGCCCGGGAAGCAACTCCCGGGGAAGGTGAGCCGGAAAAGGATCTCACCGCCGTCTCACACAAAGCAATGAAGATCGCTTTCCGTACGGGCGGCGTGGTCGGCATGTGCACGGTAGGCCTCGGTCTGCTCGGTGCTTCCTGCGTCGTCCTCGTCTATGCGGCCAACGCGCCCAAGGTGCTGGAGGGATTCGGTCTCGGCGCTGCGCTGATCGCCATGTTCATGAGGGTCGGTGGCGGCATCTTCACCAAGGCCGCCGACGTCGGCGCCGATCTGGTCGGCAAGGTGGAGCAGGGCATCCCGGAGGACGACCCGCGGAACGCCGCGACCATCGCGGACAACGTGGGTGACAACGTCGGCGACTGCGCCGGCATGGCCGCCGACCTCTTCGAGTCGTACGCCGTCACCCTTGTCGCGGCCCTCATCCTCGGCAAAGCCGCCTTCGGGAATTCCGGGCTCGCCTTCCCCCTGATCGTCCCGGCGATCGGCGTGGTCACCGCCATGATCGGCATCTTCGCGGTCGCCCCGCGACGCTCCGACCGAAGCGGGATGTCCGCCATCAACCGCGGATTCTTCATCTCCGCGGTGATCTCCCTGGTCCTGGTGGCCGTGGCGGTCTACAGCTATCTGCCCGGTTCGTACGGTGACCTGCGCGGTGTCACCGACGCGGCCATCCGGGCGCACAGCGGCGACCCGAGGACCCTCGCCCTGGTGGCCGTCGCAATCGGTATCGTCCTGGCCGCCCTCATCCAGCAGCTGACCGGGTACTTCACGGAGACCAGCCGCCGTCCGGTCCGGGACATCGGCAACTCCTCGCTCACCGGCGCCGCGACGGTGGTGCTCGCAGGTGTCGCCATCGGGCTCGAATCCGCCGTCTACACCGGGCTGCTCATCGGGCTCGGTGTGTACGGCGCGTTCCTGCTCGGCGGTACGTCGATCATGCTCGCGCTCTTCGCGGTGGCCCTGGCGGGCACCGGGCTGCTCACCACCGTCGGTGTCATCGTCGCCATGGACACCTTCGGCCCGGTCTCCGACAACGCGCAGGGCATCGCGGAGATGTCAGGCGATGTCGAGGGCGCGGGCGCCCAGGTGCTCACCGACCTGGACGCGGTCGGCAACACCACCAAGGCGATCACCAAGGGCATCGCCATCGCGACGGCGGTGCTCGCGGCCTCGGCGCTCTTCGGTTCGTACCGTGACGCCCTTGCCACCGCGGTCGACGACGTACACGCCAAGGCGGGCGAACTCGGTCTGAGCATGGACATTTCCCAGCCCAACAATCTGGTGGGCCTGATGTTCGGCGCCGCGGTCGTCTTCCTCTTCTCCGGACTGGCCGTCAACGCGGTCTCGCGGTCGGCCGGATCCGTGGTCTACGAGGTCAGGCGGCAGTTCCGCGAGCATCCGGGGATCATGAACTATACCGAGAAACCCGAGTACGGCCGGGTGGTCGACATCTGCACCAAGGACGCCCTGCGCGAGCTGACCACGCCGGGTCTCCTCGCGGTGATGGCGCCCATCGCGGTCGGTTTCACCCTCGGTGTGGGGGCGCTCGGCTCGTTCCTGGCGGGTGCGATCGGGGCCGGCACCCTGATGGCCGTGTTCCTCGCCAACTCGGGTGGCGCGTGGGACAACGCGAAGAAGCTCGTCGAGGACGGCCACCACGGCGGCAAGGGCAGTGACGCTCATGCGGCGACCGTCATCGGCGACACGGTCGGCGATCCGTTCAAGGACACGGCGGGCCCGGCGATCAACCCGCTGCTCAAGGTGATGAACCTGGTGGCGCTGCTGATCGCGCCCGCGGTGGTGAGGTTCAGCTACGGCGACAACGCCAGCGCTCCGGTGCGTGCCGTGGTGGCGACGGTCGCCATCCTGGTCATCGTCGGCGCGGTGTACGTGTCGAAGCGGCGAGGCATCTCCGTGGGTGGCGAGGGCGGAGCGGAAGAGGCCGGCGAAGTGGCAGGCCCGGCGGTGGTCGCCCAGGACGGCCCGTAG
- a CDS encoding ATP-binding protein, giving the protein MATVELRFSAQPEHVRTARLVAAAVARRAGVDEAVLDEVRLAVGEACSRAVGLHRGNGVAAPVRVVLIEEEKSFSIEVGDEVPSTGGAASAGSGAHDAPAVEGAEPSGDGEDEMGLAVISGLVDDVEVTSGEYGGVIRMTWPTASATALP; this is encoded by the coding sequence ATGGCCACCGTTGAACTCCGTTTCAGCGCCCAGCCCGAACATGTGAGGACGGCTCGCCTGGTGGCGGCCGCCGTGGCACGCCGGGCCGGGGTCGATGAGGCTGTGCTGGACGAAGTGAGACTCGCGGTCGGCGAGGCGTGTTCCCGTGCGGTGGGTCTCCACCGCGGCAACGGCGTTGCGGCCCCCGTCCGTGTCGTACTGATCGAGGAGGAGAAGTCCTTCTCGATCGAGGTCGGGGATGAGGTGCCCAGTACGGGTGGTGCGGCCTCCGCGGGTTCCGGGGCGCACGACGCTCCGGCCGTGGAGGGCGCCGAGCCGTCCGGTGACGGCGAGGACGAGATGGGCCTCGCGGTCATCAGCGGTCTCGTAGACGATGTGGAGGTCACCTCCGGCGAGTACGGGGGAGTCATCCGCATGACGTGGCCGACGGCATCGGCAACGGCACTGCCCTGA
- a CDS encoding STAS domain-containing protein encodes MDLSLSTRNVSGPGGDRTVVEVGGEIDVYTAPKLREQLVELVNDGSYHLVVDMEGVDFLDSTGLGVLVGGLKRVRAHEGSLRLVCNQERILKIFRITGLTKVFPIHTTVDEAVAATD; translated from the coding sequence GTGGACCTGTCCCTGTCGACTCGCAATGTGTCCGGGCCTGGTGGCGACCGTACGGTCGTCGAGGTCGGTGGCGAGATTGATGTATATACCGCGCCCAAGCTGCGCGAGCAGTTGGTCGAGTTGGTGAACGACGGCAGTTACCACTTGGTCGTCGACATGGAGGGCGTGGACTTCCTCGACTCCACCGGACTCGGCGTGCTCGTAGGCGGCCTGAAGCGCGTGCGTGCCCATGAGGGCTCGCTGCGCCTGGTCTGCAACCAGGAGCGCATTCTCAAGATCTTCCGTATCACCGGTCTGACCAAGGTGTTCCCGATCCACACCACGGTCGATGAAGCTGTCGCGGCAACCGACTGA
- a CDS encoding DEAD/DEAH box helicase — MAFNHLPAGVHDALSPLSVMPVTHSVPMAKNHRTGRPPGDTGARPGPRQILERLSAGQSRASRITHTEHLPPRAGRHAVWPDRIRPEVIAAIRARGIEHPWAHQATAAEHALDGESVIIATGTASGKSLAYLAPVLSALLDGSEAPNGRGATALYLAPTKALAADQRRSFRELAAPLGHGIRPAVYDGDTPVEEREWVRQFANYVLTNPDMLHRGILPSHPRWASFLRALRYVVIDECHTYRGVFGSHVAQVVRRLRRLCARYGSDPVFLLASATAAEPAVTAGRLTGLPVQEVADDASPRGELVFALWEPPLTELHGEQGAPVRRTATAETADLLTDLTVQGVRSVAFVRSRRGAELISVIAQERLAEVDRSLVSRVAAYRGGYLPEERRAIEAALHSGELLGLAATTALELGIDVSGLDAVVIAGYPGTRASLWQQAGRAGRTGGGALAVLVARDDPLDTYLVHHPEALFRQPVESTVLDPDNPYVLAPHLCAAAAELPLTASDLELFGPAAAGLMPQLETAKLLRRRGTSWYWTRRERAADLTDIRGEGGRPVQIVEAGTGRLLGTVDEASSHTTVHDGAVHLHQGRTYVVKHLDLEDSVALVEEAGPPYSTTARDTTAIAVLETDTEIPWGTGRLCYGSVEVTNQVVSFLRRRLITGEVLGETKLDLPPRTLRTRAVWWTVTEDQLDAARINPEQLAGALHAAEHASIGLLPLFATCDRWDIGGVSIPLHPDTLLPTVFVYDGHPGGAGFAERAFHTARAWLTATREAIASCECEAGCPSCIQSPKCGNGNDPLHKRGAVRLLTELLREAPASDSPERGSHPEAEEGGDRPTAEF; from the coding sequence ATGGCATTCAATCACTTACCAGCAGGCGTGCACGACGCCTTGAGCCCATTGTCCGTCATGCCAGTGACACACTCGGTACCGATGGCCAAGAATCACCGCACCGGGCGACCCCCCGGGGACACGGGCGCACGACCCGGTCCACGGCAGATACTCGAGCGTCTCTCCGCAGGGCAGAGTCGGGCTTCGCGCATCACTCATACGGAGCACCTGCCCCCGCGCGCGGGGCGCCATGCCGTCTGGCCCGATCGCATCCGGCCTGAAGTGATTGCCGCCATTCGGGCACGTGGCATCGAACATCCATGGGCCCATCAGGCCACAGCTGCCGAGCACGCGCTCGACGGCGAGTCTGTGATCATCGCCACGGGCACCGCTTCGGGCAAGTCACTCGCCTACCTCGCGCCGGTGCTCTCGGCTCTCCTCGACGGGTCGGAGGCACCCAACGGACGGGGCGCCACAGCCCTCTACCTCGCTCCCACCAAGGCCCTGGCCGCCGACCAGCGGCGCTCCTTCCGAGAGCTCGCCGCACCGCTCGGCCACGGCATCAGACCGGCCGTGTACGACGGGGACACACCCGTCGAAGAACGCGAATGGGTACGTCAGTTCGCCAACTACGTCCTCACCAATCCGGACATGCTGCACCGCGGGATCCTGCCGTCCCACCCGCGCTGGGCATCCTTCCTGCGCGCACTGCGGTACGTGGTCATCGACGAGTGCCACACCTATCGGGGCGTCTTCGGTTCGCATGTGGCCCAAGTGGTACGCAGACTGCGCCGCCTCTGCGCCCGTTACGGCTCCGATCCCGTCTTCCTGCTCGCGTCCGCCACCGCGGCGGAGCCCGCCGTGACCGCAGGCCGCCTCACCGGCCTTCCCGTGCAGGAGGTGGCCGACGACGCCTCTCCCCGTGGCGAACTGGTCTTCGCCCTCTGGGAGCCCCCGCTCACCGAACTCCACGGCGAGCAGGGCGCCCCCGTGCGCCGTACAGCCACTGCCGAGACGGCCGACCTCCTCACCGATCTCACTGTCCAGGGTGTCCGCTCGGTCGCCTTCGTACGGTCCCGGCGCGGCGCGGAGCTCATCTCCGTCATCGCTCAGGAACGTCTCGCCGAGGTGGACCGCTCGCTGGTCTCCCGGGTCGCCGCCTACCGTGGCGGCTATCTCCCGGAGGAGCGGCGCGCCATCGAGGCCGCCCTGCACTCCGGCGAACTGCTCGGCCTCGCTGCCACCACCGCCCTGGAACTCGGCATCGACGTCTCGGGGCTGGACGCCGTCGTCATCGCCGGCTACCCGGGCACCCGGGCGTCCCTGTGGCAGCAGGCGGGGCGCGCCGGCCGCACCGGCGGCGGCGCCCTTGCCGTCCTGGTGGCCCGTGACGATCCGCTGGACACCTATCTCGTCCATCACCCCGAAGCCCTCTTCCGGCAGCCGGTGGAGTCCACCGTCCTGGACCCGGACAACCCGTACGTTCTCGCCCCCCACCTGTGCGCGGCCGCGGCGGAACTACCGCTGACCGCGTCCGATCTGGAACTCTTCGGCCCGGCGGCCGCTGGGCTGATGCCACAGCTGGAGACGGCGAAACTGCTGCGCCGCCGGGGAACGTCCTGGTACTGGACCCGGCGGGAGAGGGCAGCCGACCTCACCGACATCCGGGGCGAGGGCGGACGGCCCGTCCAGATCGTCGAGGCGGGCACCGGACGGCTGCTCGGCACCGTCGACGAAGCCTCATCGCACACCACCGTCCACGACGGCGCCGTCCACCTCCACCAGGGACGCACCTATGTGGTGAAACACCTGGATCTGGAGGATTCCGTAGCCCTGGTCGAGGAGGCCGGCCCGCCGTACTCGACCACCGCACGGGACACCACCGCCATCGCCGTCCTGGAGACCGACACCGAAATCCCCTGGGGCACCGGGCGTCTCTGCTACGGGTCCGTCGAGGTCACCAACCAGGTCGTCTCCTTTCTGCGGCGCAGGCTCATCACCGGGGAGGTGCTCGGCGAGACCAAGCTCGACCTGCCGCCCCGCACCCTGCGCACCCGAGCCGTGTGGTGGACGGTCACCGAGGACCAGCTCGATGCCGCGCGGATCAATCCGGAACAGCTGGCGGGCGCCCTGCACGCCGCCGAACACGCCTCCATCGGCTTGTTGCCCCTCTTCGCCACCTGCGACCGCTGGGACATCGGAGGCGTCTCCATCCCGTTGCACCCGGACACCCTGCTGCCGACGGTCTTTGTGTACGACGGCCACCCCGGCGGGGCCGGCTTCGCCGAACGGGCTTTCCACACGGCTCGCGCATGGCTCACCGCGACCCGGGAAGCGATCGCCTCCTGCGAGTGCGAGGCGGGCTGCCCCTCCTGCATCCAGTCCCCGAAATGCGGCAACGGCAACGACCCGCTCCACAAACGAGGCGCCGTACGCCTCCTCACGGAACTTCTCCGGGAAGCTCCTGCCAGCGATTCACCCGAACGGGGGAGCCATCCGGAGGCGGAGGAGGGAGGGGACCGCCCGACGGCGGAGTTCTAG
- a CDS encoding Rv3654c family TadE-like protein, with amino-acid sequence MRRFGGRLNDRGSATVWVAIAMTSLCVVFAALLAMGQGVAARHRAGGAADLAALAAADRALQGQGTACAAAVRVTGAQGARVVRCAVRGEIADVTAEARFGPYAPKVRARAGPPDAPGQAGALPDPASTPQPPPRRPQLPPPSPMPPSPRTPPSGGPLPPPPPDGSPVRVNRWQELPGEVP; translated from the coding sequence ATGAGGAGGTTCGGGGGACGTCTCAACGACCGCGGCTCGGCGACGGTGTGGGTTGCCATAGCGATGACCTCCCTCTGCGTGGTCTTCGCGGCCCTGCTCGCGATGGGCCAGGGCGTGGCGGCCCGTCATCGTGCTGGTGGTGCCGCCGATCTGGCAGCCCTCGCAGCCGCGGACCGGGCGCTGCAGGGGCAGGGAACGGCGTGCGCTGCGGCGGTGAGGGTGACCGGGGCACAGGGGGCCCGGGTGGTGAGGTGCGCGGTGAGGGGTGAGATCGCCGATGTGACGGCCGAGGCGCGGTTCGGGCCGTATGCGCCGAAGGTCAGAGCACGGGCCGGTCCACCGGACGCGCCGGGTCAGGCCGGCGCGCTTCCAGACCCGGCATCTACGCCTCAGCCTCCGCCTCGGCGTCCGCAGCTTCCACCTCCGTCGCCTATGCCTCCGTCGCCTAGAACTCCGCCGTCGGGCGGTCCCCTCCCTCCTCCGCCTCCGGATGGCTCCCCCGTTCGGGTGAATCGCTGGCAGGAGCTTCCCGGAGAAGTTCCGTGA
- a CDS encoding TadE family type IV pilus minor pilin has protein sequence MRRSACKGPDDDRGSVSAEAAVVIPALVLFTMALVWALTAAAAQIQCVDAARIGARAAARSEPRAAALAAARSAAPRGARVTVGRAGELWRVRVEAPTPGPGPLTLTLNAEAAALDEGEVSGPSDSDVPSGPNGPNGPNGPSGPSGPSGPGNAGTANGETRAPPDGSAVRA, from the coding sequence ATGAGGAGGTCGGCTTGTAAGGGCCCGGACGACGACCGGGGTTCCGTCTCGGCCGAGGCTGCGGTGGTGATTCCGGCGCTGGTGCTGTTCACGATGGCGTTGGTCTGGGCTCTGACCGCAGCAGCCGCCCAGATCCAGTGCGTAGATGCGGCGCGGATCGGTGCTCGGGCGGCTGCCCGGTCGGAGCCGAGGGCGGCTGCGCTCGCCGCTGCCCGTTCGGCAGCCCCGCGCGGTGCACGCGTCACAGTGGGCCGTGCGGGGGAGCTGTGGCGGGTCCGGGTGGAGGCGCCGACGCCGGGACCAGGCCCACTGACGCTGACGCTCAACGCGGAGGCGGCAGCGCTCGACGAGGGTGAGGTGAGCGGCCCCAGCGACTCCGATGTCCCCAGCGGCCCCAACGGCCCCAACGGTCCCAACGGCCCCAGCGGCCCCAGCGGCCCCAGCGGCCCCGGCAACGCCGGGACGGCGAACGGCGAAACGCGGGCGCCGCCAGACGGCTCGGCGGTGCGGGCATGA
- a CDS encoding DUF4244 domain-containing protein has product MRARWHLLRFGAGRDVGMSTSEYAMGTIAACAFAAVLYKVVTSGPVAAALQSVVEKALHATF; this is encoded by the coding sequence ATGCGGGCCCGGTGGCATCTGCTGAGGTTCGGGGCCGGCAGGGACGTGGGGATGTCCACGTCCGAGTACGCGATGGGCACCATCGCGGCGTGCGCCTTCGCGGCGGTGCTCTACAAGGTGGTCACCAGCGGGCCTGTTGCTGCGGCGCTTCAATCCGTGGTTGAGAAGGCGCTCCATGCGACGTTCTGA